GCGCCCGAGCCGCGGCCCCAGGAACAGGTTGAACAGCACGCCCAAGGCGGGAAAAACCAGAATCAGCGCAAGCGCGGCAAACTCAAGGTTCATGAGCCATCACCATCTCAGCAGGGTCAGATCGTCGGCATGAACCGTTTCGCGACTGCGGAAAATCGAAATGATGATGGCCAGGCCCACGGCAGCTTCCGCCGCGGCGACCGTCATGACGAAAAACACGATTGCCTGCCCGTCCATGGTCCCGAGCCGACTTCCGAGCGAGATGAACGCGAGGTTGACCGCGTTAAGCATCAGCTCGATCGACATGAACATGACCAGGATGTTCCTGCGGATGATAAACCCTGCCACCCAGATCACGAAAATCACGCCGCTCAACGCCATCAGCCAGCTTAGTTGCACCATCGTCAGGCTGCCTTTTCCCGGCCCGCGAGCTGCTCGGCTCGCTCCTGGACTTCAACGGTCGTGCTACGTCGCGCCAGCGCCACCGCGCCGACCACCG
The sequence above is drawn from the Candidatus Binataceae bacterium genome and encodes:
- the nuoK gene encoding NADH-quinone oxidoreductase subunit NuoK codes for the protein MVQLSWLMALSGVIFVIWVAGFIIRRNILVMFMSIELMLNAVNLAFISLGSRLGTMDGQAIVFFVMTVAAAEAAVGLAIIISIFRSRETVHADDLTLLRW